A stretch of DNA from Acinetobacter sp. C26M:
TTAAAGCCCCTTCACTAAAAGGCAATAGGCTTAAGATGAGCAATACAGATTTAAGCATTGCCCAATGAAACTGATTCAGTTCATCCAATACAAAAAATGCTTTCATCTGATCTCCACATCTTATTTCAATGGCTTGAATTTATTATGCAAAGCTTTTGCCTCAAGAAATAGCCTATTTTTCTGCATAATTTGTTTTTCTTGTAACTATTAAATATGGGAATAATTCTTATTATAACTCTCACATATTCAACATTTTATTCATTTTATATTTTTCAAACAGTTAGTTTATTATTTCTAATTAAGAAACATTATCACTTCACTCTCTATTTATTTAATCCAAAAGTGAAGTGATATTTTATTCAAGTATTATGGTTGATAATAAATATCAGCATCGTTGCCTTCGCCACCTTCTTTACCATCCGCACCAAACGAATATAAATCAAAAGCCCGACCTTCACGACCTGGGATCACATACTGTAAATCATTTTCCCAACTGTCTTTTGGATAGCCGCCTTTGACATAACCACCCGGTAACCAATTTTTCGCAGACGCGGGCTGATTCACCAACGCATCTAAACCACCATCTTGCATCGATGGATAACGACCATTATCTAATTTATATTGATCTAAAGCACCCGCGACACCTTTTAAGGTAATACTGGTGGTATCCACTTTGGCTTTTTCACCACGGCCCATCACGTTTGGAACGATCAGTGCAGCAAGAACGCCTAAAATTACAATAACAACCATCACCTCAATGAGTGTAAATCCTGAGGCACGATTCATTCGAGCAACGCTCGAACGTGCCGCAAGAGGAGAAGCTATGCTTCGAGTGGCAGGATTAAGATTATACTCGGACTCTGAGTTGCAAGATTCCGCAACAGGAGAAGCATTCAAGCTACGTCCAACATTTTGTTTATCCATTGAATTATTCATATTCATCTCTTACATGTCACTCATTAGATCATATTGTTCATATTAATAATTGGCAACATTACCGCAATCACAATCACCAATACAATTGCTGCCATAAAAATCAGCATCAAGGGTTCGAGTAACGCCAGTAAAGTGGAAATAAAGGTAGTCACCTCACGATCTTGCATGGTCGATGCACGATCTAACATACGATCCAACTCACCCGACGCTTCACCACTTCGAATCATTTGTACCATCATTGGTGGGAAATAACCGCAACGCTCCAATTGTGTTGCCAAATTACCACCTTCTGTTACACGCTCCATCGCCACTTCAATCGCATCACGAATCACCCAGTTATTACTGACTTCGGCACCAATACGCAATGCTTCAACCAAAGGCACACCAGAACGGGTCAAAATCGACAAGGTACTAGCAAAACGTGCCGCATTTATACCACGCGAAAGTTTACCAAATAGTGGCAATCTGAGCGTTAAGCGGTCAAATGCATAATGCCCTGCCGTGGTTCTTAAAAAACGGGTAAATAGGATAATGGCAATAAAGGCTAAAATGAGCATACCCAGCCAAGTATGTCGAATAAAAGCACTGGCTTTCATCAAGGCAACCGTAATCCAAGGCAAGGCTTCTTTGCTTTGTTCAAAGGTCTTGACGATTTCAGGTACGACATAGGTCATCAAACCCATCACGATCCCGAAAGACATCAGCATCAGTACTATCGGATAGATCATCGCACCCTGTACTTTCTTCTGCATGGCAAAACGATTTTCGGTGTAATCCGACAACTGATCTAAGATTAAATCAAGATGACCTGAGCGCTCGCCTGCAGCAACGGTGGCAATATACAACTCAGGAAATCGCCCCGATTGCTGCATACTTTTTGCCAGTGAATGTCCTTCCAAGACCTTAGACCGTACAGCGATTAATAGGTTTTGCACATGGCTCTTCTCACTTTGCTTACTCACTGCACGCAAGGCTTCTTCCAATGGAATACCTGCTGCAACTAGCACAGAAAGCTGGCGGGTCATTAATGCCAAATCATAGGCACTAAAGCTTTTTTTAAACCATGAGCGTTGTTGCTGTTTGTCCTTTTGCTCAACTGCATCGACCGCAATGGGTGTCCATGCTTTATCGCGTAACTGTTGACGAATTTGGCGTGCAGAATCCCCTTCCAGCACACCTTTATGTTGCTTTCCAGAGGCATCAAGCGCAGTAAATTGATAAGCAGGCATGGTTCTGTTCTAATTGTCCCAAAATAGTTGTTGTTACAGTTGCATCCGTGTTTGAAATGAAACCTGAGAGTTTCACAAGAAATTCATCGACATAACACTTCGCACTTTAGCATAATTCCATGACATGCAGTCATGCCATTTTACCCATGAATGAAGCCTATATGCCTACCGAAAATTCTAACGCTATTTTGTACCGTATTCGAGTTGCAATACCCGTTTATGTATACGACACGTTTGACTATACGGTCAGTGCTGAACAGTACGCCCAAGCTCAAATCGGTGCACGTGTCGCGATTTCTTTTGGTCGGCAGAATCTTGTTGGGATCATTACAGAGAAAGTTGATCCTAACGAAGTATTTACAGGACAATTCAAACTTAAGGCCATCACAGAATTACTCGATCAGGAAACAATTCTAGACCAACAAGTTTTAACTTTGTTGACATGGTCAGCACAATATTATCAATTCCCGATTGGCGAGGTAATGCAAAGTGCCCTACCTACCTTATTAAGACAAGGGCGTGCCTTAGATATCCTGTTTCATTTATGGAAAATCACACCGCATCAAGACCCAGCCTCTTTATTAAAACGATCTCAGAAGCAATATGATGCTTATCAAGTTTTAAAACTTCATCCACACGGCGCCACTGAAAATGTTTTAAACCTGAGTGGTGTAGAAACTTCAACCCTGAAAGCACTGGAAAAGAAGGGCTTGGTTGAGTGCTGTCTGGAACCCCATGATTTCACACCAACGCCTGTGCAACTGGCTCAAGTACCATTAACTCCCAATGAGGATCAGAAAAAAGCCATTCAACAGATCCTTAAAGCACAACATCACTATCAAGCATTCTTACTTGATGGTTTGACTGGTAGTGGTAAAACTGAAGTCTATTTGCAAGTCATGCATGAAGTATTAAAACAAGGCAAGCAGGTCTTGGTGCTGGTCCCTGAAATTGGTCTAACTCCACAAACGGTGGCTCGTTTTAAGTCACGTTTTCATTGTGATGTTGCCTTACTGCATTCGGGCTTAAATGACTCGAAACGCCTACAAGCTTGGCAACATGCGCAAACAGGCAAAGCTTCCATTATTATTGGCACACGTTCCGCAATTTATACCCCACTTCCTCAGCTTGGTTTAATCATCTTGGATGAGGAACATGATCTTTCCTTTAAGCAGCAAGAAGGTTTCCGTTATCACACCCGCGATGTCGCTTTATATCGTGGTCATTTGCAAAACTGCCCTGTCATCCTCGGCTCTGCCACACCCAGCATCGACAGTTATCACTTGGTAGAATCGGGCAAATTACATTTGCTTGAATTGAATCAACGCGCAGGCGTAGCGGTACTACCGAAGATGTATGTGGTGGACTTAAAGATTGCAAAAAAGAAGCATGGTCTAAGCCAAACCCTTATTGAACAGATCAAGCATACTTTAGAACGTAAAGAACAAGTGCTGATCTTTTTGAATCGACGTGGTTATGCACCGATTCTGATGTGTGAAAGCTGTGGCTGGCAAGCCAACTGCCCGCATTGTGATGCGCATTTTACCTTGCACTCTCAACCTTATCATTATTTACATTGTCATCATTGCGGCACAATCAATCGTCTTCCAGATCATTGCCCCGCATGCCAAAAACAAAGCTTAAAAACGATTGGTGCAGGCACAGCAAAACTTGAAGAACACTTACAAGAACTATTCCCTCACAATGAAGTTATTCGGGTCGATCGTGACAGTACCAGCCGAGTGGGTAGCTGGCAGAAAATTTATGATCGTATTCAGCAAAATAAGCCAAGTATTTTGTTGGGTACACAGATGCTGGCCAAAGGACATCATTTCCCGCATGTGACACTCGTCGCGATTTTAGATATTGATGCAGGACTACTCAGTGTCGACCCACGTGCGCCTGAGCGAACCGCACAACTGATTGTACAGGTG
This window harbors:
- the gspG gene encoding type II secretion system major pseudopilin GspG; the encoded protein is MNMNNSMDKQNVGRSLNASPVAESCNSESEYNLNPATRSIASPLAARSSVARMNRASGFTLIEVMVVIVILGVLAALIVPNVMGRGEKAKVDTTSITLKGVAGALDQYKLDNGRYPSMQDGGLDALVNQPASAKNWLPGGYVKGGYPKDSWENDLQYVIPGREGRAFDLYSFGADGKEGGEGNDADIYYQP
- the gspF gene encoding type II secretion system inner membrane protein GspF, with the translated sequence MPAYQFTALDASGKQHKGVLEGDSARQIRQQLRDKAWTPIAVDAVEQKDKQQQRSWFKKSFSAYDLALMTRQLSVLVAAGIPLEEALRAVSKQSEKSHVQNLLIAVRSKVLEGHSLAKSMQQSGRFPELYIATVAAGERSGHLDLILDQLSDYTENRFAMQKKVQGAMIYPIVLMLMSFGIVMGLMTYVVPEIVKTFEQSKEALPWITVALMKASAFIRHTWLGMLILAFIAIILFTRFLRTTAGHYAFDRLTLRLPLFGKLSRGINAARFASTLSILTRSGVPLVEALRIGAEVSNNWVIRDAIEVAMERVTEGGNLATQLERCGYFPPMMVQMIRSGEASGELDRMLDRASTMQDREVTTFISTLLALLEPLMLIFMAAIVLVIVIAVMLPIINMNNMI
- a CDS encoding primosomal protein N'; this translates as MNEAYMPTENSNAILYRIRVAIPVYVYDTFDYTVSAEQYAQAQIGARVAISFGRQNLVGIITEKVDPNEVFTGQFKLKAITELLDQETILDQQVLTLLTWSAQYYQFPIGEVMQSALPTLLRQGRALDILFHLWKITPHQDPASLLKRSQKQYDAYQVLKLHPHGATENVLNLSGVETSTLKALEKKGLVECCLEPHDFTPTPVQLAQVPLTPNEDQKKAIQQILKAQHHYQAFLLDGLTGSGKTEVYLQVMHEVLKQGKQVLVLVPEIGLTPQTVARFKSRFHCDVALLHSGLNDSKRLQAWQHAQTGKASIIIGTRSAIYTPLPQLGLIILDEEHDLSFKQQEGFRYHTRDVALYRGHLQNCPVILGSATPSIDSYHLVESGKLHLLELNQRAGVAVLPKMYVVDLKIAKKKHGLSQTLIEQIKHTLERKEQVLIFLNRRGYAPILMCESCGWQANCPHCDAHFTLHSQPYHYLHCHHCGTINRLPDHCPACQKQSLKTIGAGTAKLEEHLQELFPHNEVIRVDRDSTSRVGSWQKIYDRIQQNKPSILLGTQMLAKGHHFPHVTLVAILDIDAGLLSVDPRAPERTAQLIVQVAGRAGRGEHKGSVYLQSLRPDHPMLTTLIEHDYRTVAKQMLADRKIAMLPPYRYAVLVRVESKDRDYSQQFLADIAQQLRAMAGEIVDIWGPIPAPMERKAGRYRAHMVILSSDRAKLHFYLRQWWQHVVHLPRQHLLRLSIDVDPQEFS